A region of Marnyiella aurantia DNA encodes the following proteins:
- the clpX gene encoding ATP-dependent Clp protease ATP-binding subunit ClpX yields MNKNQCSFCGRKRNEVEMLVAGQEGFICETCIEQAHGIVKEGAKKDGSSPAQKLEDLKKPKVIKTYLDEYVIGQDQAKKQLSIAVYNHYKRLLHSKVENREVEIEKSNIIMIGETGTGKTLLAKTIARELNVPFCIVDATILTEAGYVGEDVESILSRLLMVADYDVEKAERGIVFIDEIDKIARKSDNPSITRDVSGEGVQQGLLKLLEGSIVNVPPQGGRKHPDQKYIQVNTQNILFIAGGAFDGIKEIIERRLNKQAIGFSAEKLNNTAEESYILSQINAIDLRKFGLIPELLGRFPIVTHLDALTKETMIRIMTEPKNSIVNQFVELFKMDGIKLEFTEGAIERIVEETIEKGLGARGLRGTTEKVLEDHMFSIGEHEEIILNADDIKIGS; encoded by the coding sequence ATGAATAAAAATCAGTGTTCATTTTGTGGCAGGAAAAGAAACGAAGTAGAGATGCTTGTCGCGGGCCAGGAAGGTTTTATTTGCGAAACCTGTATCGAGCAGGCGCACGGTATCGTGAAGGAAGGTGCGAAGAAGGATGGTTCTTCACCTGCGCAAAAGCTGGAGGATCTGAAGAAGCCAAAAGTGATCAAAACCTATCTGGATGAATATGTAATCGGACAGGATCAGGCTAAAAAACAGCTCTCTATTGCTGTATATAATCATTACAAAAGGTTGCTTCATTCCAAAGTTGAAAACAGGGAAGTAGAGATCGAGAAATCCAATATCATAATGATTGGCGAAACCGGTACGGGTAAGACCCTTTTGGCAAAAACAATTGCCCGGGAACTTAATGTCCCTTTCTGTATTGTTGATGCTACTATTCTTACGGAGGCAGGTTATGTAGGCGAAGATGTGGAAAGTATTCTGTCCAGACTTCTTATGGTGGCGGATTATGATGTGGAAAAAGCCGAGCGCGGAATCGTATTCATCGATGAAATTGATAAGATTGCCAGAAAATCGGATAATCCCAGCATCACCCGCGACGTTTCCGGTGAAGGTGTGCAGCAGGGCTTATTGAAACTTCTGGAAGGAAGTATTGTAAATGTTCCGCCGCAGGGTGGCCGCAAGCACCCGGATCAGAAATATATTCAGGTTAATACTCAGAACATTTTGTTTATAGCCGGTGGGGCTTTCGACGGTATTAAGGAAATCATTGAAAGAAGACTGAACAAACAGGCTATCGGTTTCAGTGCAGAAAAACTGAACAATACTGCTGAAGAAAGTTATATCCTGAGCCAGATAAATGCGATTGACTTAAGGAAATTCGGACTTATTCCTGAACTTTTGGGGCGTTTTCCAATCGTAACACATCTGGATGCGCTTACTAAAGAAACAATGATCCGTATTATGACGGAGCCTAAGAACTCTATAGTTAATCAGTTTGTGGAACTCTTCAAAATGGACGGAATCAAGCTTGAATTTACAGAAGGTGCAATTGAAAGAATTGTGGAGGAAACCATTGAGAAAGGTCTCGGAGCTCGTGGTCTTAGAGGTACTACCGAAAAAGTGCTGGAGGATCATATGTTTTCAATTGGCGAGCATGAGGAAATCATCCTTAATGCAGATGATATCAAAATAGGCAGTTAA
- a CDS encoding acyl-CoA carboxylase subunit beta translates to MDLEFNKREDQNKLKLSEINRLFSEIKKGGGDKRLDKMRQEGKMTARERIDYLLDKDKDSIEIGGFAGYEMYEEHGGCPSGGVIVVMGYVSGKQCLVVANDATVKAGAWFPITAKKNLRAQEISIENRLPIIYLVDSAGVYLPMQDEIFPDKEHFGRIFRNNAKMSAMGIIQISAVMGSCVAGGAYLPIMSDEAMIVDKSGSIFLAGSYLVKAAIGENIDNETLGGATTHCEISGVTDYKAKDDADALNRIKNIMKSVGSYEKAGFNRIESAYPKEKIENIFGIMPSSRTEQYDTADIIKCLVDNSEFEEYKPDYGKTIICATARVNGWSVGIVANQRKLVKSGKGEMQFGGVIYSDSADKATRFIANCNQRKIPLIFLQDVTGFMVGSKSEHGGIIKDGAKMVNAVANSVVPKFTIITGNSYGAGNYAMCGKAYDPRLIVAWPWADLAVMGGSQAAKVLAQIQESTLKKQGKEITEEEHQEILDTISKRYKKQTEPTYAAARLWTDAIIDPTDTRKWISMGIEAADHAPITEKFNLGVIQV, encoded by the coding sequence ATGGATTTAGAATTTAATAAACGCGAAGATCAAAACAAACTAAAACTTTCTGAAATAAACCGTCTGTTTTCCGAAATTAAAAAAGGTGGCGGGGATAAGCGTCTTGATAAAATGCGGCAGGAGGGTAAAATGACCGCACGTGAGCGAATTGATTATCTGCTTGATAAAGATAAGGACTCCATAGAGATCGGAGGATTTGCCGGTTATGAGATGTATGAAGAGCACGGAGGATGCCCGAGCGGAGGAGTTATTGTGGTAATGGGTTATGTATCAGGAAAACAGTGTCTTGTTGTAGCAAATGATGCCACTGTAAAGGCTGGTGCATGGTTTCCCATTACAGCGAAGAAAAATCTGCGTGCACAGGAAATATCCATTGAAAACCGATTGCCTATCATCTATCTGGTCGATTCTGCAGGAGTGTATCTCCCGATGCAGGATGAAATTTTCCCGGATAAAGAACATTTCGGTCGGATTTTCCGCAATAATGCGAAGATGAGTGCCATGGGAATCATCCAGATTTCGGCTGTTATGGGAAGTTGTGTAGCGGGTGGCGCCTATTTGCCAATTATGAGTGATGAAGCCATGATCGTGGATAAAAGCGGTTCTATATTTTTGGCGGGAAGTTATCTTGTTAAAGCCGCTATAGGCGAAAACATAGACAATGAAACACTTGGCGGCGCTACAACGCACTGTGAAATATCTGGAGTGACGGATTACAAGGCTAAGGATGATGCCGATGCTCTGAACCGTATTAAGAATATCATGAAATCGGTTGGTTCATACGAAAAAGCGGGGTTCAACCGAATCGAAAGTGCTTATCCTAAAGAGAAGATTGAGAATATTTTCGGAATCATGCCTTCGTCAAGGACAGAGCAGTATGATACAGCCGATATCATAAAATGCCTGGTAGATAATTCCGAATTCGAGGAATATAAACCCGATTATGGGAAGACCATTATCTGCGCTACTGCCAGGGTAAACGGCTGGAGTGTTGGTATTGTGGCCAATCAGCGTAAACTGGTAAAAAGCGGCAAGGGTGAAATGCAGTTCGGTGGGGTAATATATTCTGATTCTGCAGATAAGGCTACCCGTTTTATTGCTAACTGCAACCAGCGTAAAATTCCGCTGATTTTCCTGCAGGATGTCACAGGATTTATGGTAGGCTCCAAATCTGAACATGGTGGAATCATAAAAGACGGAGCTAAAATGGTTAATGCTGTTGCCAACTCAGTGGTTCCCAAATTCACAATAATCACCGGAAACTCTTACGGCGCAGGAAACTATGCGATGTGCGGAAAAGCTTATGACCCACGACTTATTGTTGCATGGCCTTGGGCAGATTTGGCAGTAATGGGCGGTTCACAGGCTGCAAAAGTTCTGGCACAGATACAGGAATCTACTTTAAAAAAACAGGGTAAAGAAATCACTGAAGAAGAACATCAGGAAATACTTGATACAATATCAAAACGCTACAAAAAGCAAACTGAACCCACTTATGCAGCGGCAAGACTGTGGACTGATGCGATAATAGATCCAACAGATACCCGTAAATGGATTTCAATGGGAATTGAGGCCGCAGATCATGCACCAATAACGGAGAAATTCAATCTGGGCGTTATTCAGGTATAA
- the greA gene encoding transcription elongation factor GreA has protein sequence MATYVTQEGLDKMKSELDKLESIERPKITQQIAEARDKGDLSENAEYDAAKEAQGMLEMKISKLKDLVSNAKVINENLLDTSKVSILTTVRLKNNGTKQEQKFTLVPDNESDLKSGKISVNTPIAKGLLGKAVGDQAEIELPNGNKLSFEVLEISL, from the coding sequence ATGGCAACATACGTAACCCAGGAGGGTTTGGATAAGATGAAATCCGAACTGGACAAACTTGAAAGTATCGAAAGACCGAAGATTACCCAGCAGATTGCCGAGGCACGCGATAAGGGTGATTTGTCCGAAAATGCCGAGTATGATGCTGCAAAGGAAGCGCAGGGAATGCTGGAAATGAAAATTTCCAAACTCAAAGACCTGGTTTCTAATGCCAAAGTGATTAATGAAAATTTACTGGATACTTCTAAAGTCTCCATACTAACCACTGTAAGACTGAAAAATAACGGAACCAAGCAAGAGCAGAAGTTTACTCTGGTTCCCGATAATGAAAGTGATCTGAAAAGCGGTAAGATTTCTGTTAATACGCCTATTGCAAAAGGATTGTTGGGTAAAGCTGTGGGCGACCAGGCTGAAATCGAGCTTCCAAACGGAAACAAGCTTTCTTTTGAGGTTCTGGAAATCTCTCTGTAA
- a CDS encoding RluA family pseudouridine synthase: MLEDNEELFVDDLPESEVDNGENTGLFEHLSLKVDRGQEPLRIDKYLLNFRQNSSRNKISQTCRAGNVVVNGTVVKQNYKVRPGDEISVLLARPPRQNILTPQDIPLNIIYEDDDLVVIDKAPGMVVHPGHGNWDGTLINALAFHFEKNGIKSDLDRVGLVHRIDKDTSGLLVVAKNEYALSFLAKQFFDRKTKRLYWAFVWGNVEEDQGTITGHIGRHPKNRMQMTVYEDGSQGKHAVSHYKVLERFRYMTWIECKLETGRTHQIRAHFKHIGHTLFNDERYEGHIPLRGQNLPKYKQFINNMFEILPRHALHAHTLGFVHPVTKKEMYFESPMPADMDAAVKKWRNYLEK; this comes from the coding sequence ATGTTAGAGGATAACGAAGAATTATTTGTAGATGACTTACCGGAATCCGAGGTTGATAACGGCGAAAACACGGGACTTTTTGAGCATCTCAGCTTAAAAGTAGACCGCGGACAAGAGCCATTGCGTATTGACAAGTACCTCCTCAATTTCCGTCAGAATTCCTCCAGAAATAAAATTTCCCAAACCTGCCGCGCAGGAAATGTAGTTGTAAACGGGACTGTAGTTAAACAAAACTACAAGGTAAGACCCGGAGATGAAATATCGGTTCTTTTGGCGCGTCCGCCGCGCCAGAACATCCTAACTCCGCAGGACATTCCTCTCAATATCATCTATGAGGATGATGATTTAGTGGTTATAGACAAAGCACCAGGAATGGTTGTGCATCCCGGTCACGGTAACTGGGACGGTACATTGATTAATGCATTAGCCTTTCATTTTGAAAAGAACGGCATTAAGTCGGATTTGGATCGGGTGGGTCTTGTTCACAGAATTGATAAAGATACCTCCGGCTTGCTGGTTGTCGCAAAAAACGAATATGCACTGAGTTTTCTGGCCAAACAGTTTTTCGACCGCAAGACCAAAAGGCTGTATTGGGCTTTTGTCTGGGGTAATGTAGAAGAAGATCAGGGTACTATTACCGGGCATATAGGCAGGCATCCAAAAAACAGGATGCAGATGACTGTTTATGAGGATGGCAGCCAGGGTAAACATGCAGTATCACATTATAAGGTGCTGGAAAGGTTTCGCTATATGACCTGGATTGAGTGCAAGCTGGAAACGGGACGCACGCACCAGATCCGCGCCCACTTTAAGCACATTGGCCATACGCTCTTTAATGATGAGCGCTACGAAGGACATATTCCTTTACGTGGTCAGAATCTTCCTAAATATAAGCAGTTCATTAATAATATGTTCGAAATTCTTCCCAGACATGCCCTGCATGCGCATACTCTTGGCTTTGTTCATCCTGTAACAAAAAAGGAAATGTACTTTGAAAGTCCTATGCCTGCCGATATGGACGCCGCTGTAAAAAAATGGAGAAATTATTTAGAAAAATAA
- a CDS encoding PASTA domain-containing protein has product MLKSLFHWKVLVNLVLAAVIFIGLVWLTFRWLELHTNHGKEIPVPNVMNKSVHEAIKTLDDQGLEYKVDSGTFDPKYKPFQVLNMFPKPGSRVKNGRIIEVRVNPRTWGKVTIPDILDRYKGLAFRRLEQVGLKVGDTIFEPSIQRDAVIRMLHNGIAIKPGSQLPRFSTIDLVIGAGPKRNIAIPNLVGLTVAQAKAIVANNLFEIGLVEYDDGKGDDTDIVYYQDPAGGDLRDQGMQVDLWASKKTPAEMTAKISQLNSMYRVKIDTTLPPVRYEEVPVYQEPKFETPDKDPVDQKPVAPAATANTTSGNPVKKSVNSSGTATPKTNPTGEKPAASVPAKSAEKPKAKKVVE; this is encoded by the coding sequence ATGCTGAAATCACTTTTCCATTGGAAGGTACTGGTAAATCTTGTGCTGGCCGCAGTAATTTTTATCGGCCTGGTATGGCTAACCTTTCGCTGGTTGGAACTGCATACTAATCACGGTAAAGAAATTCCTGTGCCTAATGTAATGAATAAATCCGTGCATGAGGCTATAAAAACGCTGGACGACCAAGGTCTTGAGTATAAAGTTGACAGTGGAACATTTGATCCGAAATACAAACCTTTTCAGGTGCTTAATATGTTTCCTAAGCCTGGATCCCGCGTCAAGAATGGCCGTATCATTGAAGTGCGCGTGAATCCACGTACCTGGGGTAAGGTGACTATCCCAGACATTCTGGACCGTTACAAAGGTCTGGCGTTCCGGCGTCTGGAGCAGGTTGGTCTTAAAGTCGGCGATACCATATTTGAACCAAGTATCCAAAGGGATGCGGTAATCCGGATGCTTCATAACGGTATTGCAATCAAACCTGGCAGCCAGTTACCGCGTTTTTCTACAATTGATCTTGTGATAGGTGCAGGACCAAAAAGAAATATAGCTATACCAAATCTTGTAGGTCTTACAGTAGCTCAGGCCAAGGCCATTGTAGCAAATAATCTTTTTGAGATTGGTCTCGTTGAGTATGACGATGGTAAAGGTGATGATACTGATATCGTATATTATCAGGATCCGGCAGGGGGCGACCTGCGTGATCAGGGAATGCAGGTAGACCTATGGGCAAGCAAGAAAACCCCGGCAGAAATGACCGCAAAGATTTCTCAACTCAATTCCATGTACAGGGTGAAGATAGATACTACCTTGCCACCTGTACGTTATGAAGAAGTCCCCGTTTATCAGGAACCTAAATTTGAAACACCAGACAAAGATCCGGTGGACCAGAAGCCAGTAGCACCAGCTGCAACTGCTAATACTACTTCAGGAAATCCCGTAAAGAAATCTGTAAACAGTTCAGGAACTGCAACACCAAAAACCAATCCTACCGGTGAGAAACCTGCCGCAAGTGTGCCTGCGAAATCCGCAGAGAAACCGAAAGCAAAAAAAGTGGTGGAATAG
- the coaD gene encoding pantetheine-phosphate adenylyltransferase has product MRTAVFPGSFDPITLGHFDIVERAAPLFDKIIIAIGQNSQKKYMFSLEQRMDFIKRTFSDFPNVEVDHFEGLTVDYCKSKNVSFILRGLRNPADFEFEKAIAQTNRELTKDRKIETIFLLTSSGKSFISSSIVREIITFRGDYKLLVPPAVRI; this is encoded by the coding sequence ATGAGAACAGCAGTATTCCCGGGTTCATTTGATCCTATAACTTTAGGTCATTTTGATATTGTAGAACGTGCAGCGCCACTATTCGACAAAATAATCATTGCCATAGGACAAAATTCCCAAAAAAAATATATGTTTTCTCTGGAACAGAGGATGGATTTTATTAAAAGAACATTCAGCGACTTTCCAAATGTGGAGGTTGACCATTTTGAAGGGCTTACTGTTGATTACTGCAAAAGTAAAAATGTAAGCTTTATTCTGCGTGGACTTAGGAATCCAGCCGATTTTGAATTTGAAAAAGCCATAGCACAGACCAACCGTGAACTTACAAAAGACCGTAAGATTGAAACAATTTTCCTTCTTACATCCTCCGGAAAATCTTTTATCAGCAGCAGTATCGTGAGGGAGATTATTACCTTCAGGGGAGACTACAAACTTCTGGTTCCTCCCGCAGTCCGAATATAA
- the dtd gene encoding D-aminoacyl-tRNA deacylase, whose amino-acid sequence MRIVVQRVSEASVKVEGKSAGEIGGGLLVLVGIEDSDEEKDAEWLASKILNLRIFSDEDGKMNRSVLDVNGEILCISQFTLLADYRKGNRPSFIRAARPDKAVPLFEFFKSELSKSSVKVESGIFGADMKVSLLNDGPVTIVMDSKA is encoded by the coding sequence ATGAGGATAGTAGTACAGAGGGTTTCGGAGGCCAGCGTAAAGGTAGAGGGAAAAAGTGCAGGTGAAATTGGTGGTGGACTTCTAGTGCTTGTTGGCATTGAAGATAGCGATGAGGAAAAGGATGCGGAATGGCTGGCTTCAAAGATCCTGAATTTGCGGATATTCAGTGATGAAGATGGTAAAATGAACCGATCCGTGCTCGATGTAAACGGGGAAATACTTTGTATCAGCCAGTTTACACTCCTCGCCGATTACCGAAAAGGCAACCGTCCTTCATTTATCAGAGCTGCAAGGCCGGACAAAGCTGTTCCTTTATTTGAATTTTTCAAATCTGAACTTTCAAAATCCTCAGTAAAGGTCGAAAGCGGAATTTTTGGAGCAGATATGAAGGTTTCACTGCTGAACGACGGACCTGTAACCATAGTGATGGACAGCAAAGCATAA
- a CDS encoding TlpA family protein disulfide reductase, protein MSKHALLIAILAGSFMQAQFSVTVEAPASFNAKEAVLYTLNGSKDIIVSRELKKNMAWSFKVPQRYVGMMKIYFPENNASFSMISENKDISLKLESDGNKVNVIYKDPVNMLMEKVQDQQKKKDLIYPALVQIKDYYRPSSDFGKALDKEIQEIGRSYTVDASSNPFVSFYNTNYNKFLVEKSPENTPAQAEIADFISNSGEMLESSSLLRPLLVNFLNSAGSANVDASVDALLKRLNVETPRGQTVMSELIDIFDVYGMTALKDKYLTQAKNLKCTINDRLASTIKANNNVEMGAIFPDYKFARVSNTASKNLHSVKADKKVIVFWSSTCSHCEAELPKLLEKYNAMKAQNIEVVGFSLDTDRSVYESKVTALPWINDSELRGWNSTYTETYNIHATPTYFIVDAQNRIIAKPDHVSDVLQFLKLK, encoded by the coding sequence ATGAGTAAACACGCACTTCTTATAGCCATTCTCGCGGGATCATTTATGCAGGCCCAGTTCTCAGTTACCGTTGAGGCGCCCGCTTCATTCAATGCAAAAGAGGCAGTTCTTTATACGCTTAACGGCTCAAAAGACATCATTGTTTCCAGAGAACTTAAAAAGAATATGGCTTGGTCTTTCAAAGTGCCGCAGCGATATGTGGGGATGATGAAAATTTATTTCCCGGAAAACAATGCGTCATTCAGTATGATTTCCGAAAATAAAGATATCAGTCTTAAACTCGAATCCGACGGCAATAAAGTTAATGTGATATACAAAGATCCCGTGAACATGCTGATGGAAAAAGTACAGGACCAGCAGAAGAAAAAAGATTTGATTTATCCTGCTCTTGTACAGATTAAAGACTATTACAGGCCCAGCTCAGATTTTGGAAAGGCTTTGGACAAAGAAATCCAGGAAATTGGCCGCTCCTATACGGTAGATGCCTCCAGTAATCCATTTGTGAGCTTTTACAATACCAATTACAATAAATTTCTGGTCGAAAAGTCACCCGAAAATACTCCTGCACAGGCCGAAATTGCAGATTTTATCTCTAATTCCGGCGAGATGCTGGAGTCGTCGTCACTATTACGTCCTCTGTTGGTTAATTTCCTGAACTCCGCGGGAAGTGCAAATGTTGATGCCTCCGTTGATGCTTTGCTGAAAAGACTGAATGTAGAGACCCCCCGCGGGCAGACGGTTATGTCTGAACTCATTGATATTTTCGATGTGTATGGAATGACTGCCTTAAAGGACAAATACCTTACTCAGGCAAAAAATCTTAAATGTACGATCAACGACAGGTTGGCTTCTACAATTAAGGCGAATAACAATGTGGAAATGGGAGCCATTTTCCCCGATTATAAATTTGCACGTGTTTCCAACACAGCATCCAAAAATCTTCACAGCGTGAAGGCTGACAAAAAAGTAATCGTATTCTGGTCCAGTACATGCTCACATTGTGAAGCTGAGCTTCCTAAACTGCTGGAAAAGTATAATGCAATGAAGGCTCAGAATATTGAGGTTGTTGGATTTTCTCTGGATACAGACCGCAGTGTTTACGAAAGCAAGGTTACGGCACTGCCTTGGATTAATGACAGTGAACTGCGTGGGTGGAACAGCACCTATACTGAAACCTATAATATCCATGCTACGCCTACATACTTCATCGTCGATGCTCAAAACCGCATTATTGCGAAGCCCGATCATGTAAGTGATGTTTTACAGTTTTTAAAGCTAAAATAA
- a CDS encoding D-alanine--D-alanine ligase — MNKKNVAVVMGGYSDEYIVSLKSGQLIYESLDRELYNVYKVIILKDQWYFLDDHDAKVEINKSDFSVDLDSGYKVKFDVCFNIIHGRPGENGELQAYWDIIGQRYTGCSFYQSALTFNKKDTLAVLGKYGIPSAKSIYLRKGEKTDNTSIVEQLGLPCFVKPNQSGSSLGISKVKDISEFDKAFELAFEQDEEILIETALDGMEVSVGVVDFEGHTIVLGITEIVPQKEFFDYEAKYEGASEEITPARLDDTTRVKVEEIAVKAYESLGMSGFSRSEFIIMDGVPYMLEMNTNPGFSPASILPQQAKIYGISIQQLCGNEVEKALNKKSS, encoded by the coding sequence ATGAATAAGAAAAATGTGGCCGTTGTAATGGGCGGTTATTCCGATGAATACATAGTTTCCCTGAAAAGCGGACAGCTGATTTATGAATCTCTGGACCGTGAACTGTATAATGTGTACAAAGTGATAATCTTAAAGGATCAGTGGTACTTTTTAGATGACCACGATGCAAAGGTAGAAATCAATAAGTCGGATTTCAGCGTAGATTTGGACAGTGGTTACAAAGTAAAATTTGATGTCTGTTTCAATATTATCCATGGCAGGCCGGGCGAAAACGGTGAGCTGCAGGCATACTGGGATATCATTGGACAGCGTTATACAGGTTGCAGTTTCTATCAGAGTGCGCTTACATTCAACAAGAAAGATACGCTGGCCGTTCTGGGTAAGTACGGAATACCTTCAGCAAAAAGCATTTACCTGAGGAAAGGAGAAAAAACCGACAACACCTCAATTGTGGAGCAACTTGGTTTGCCCTGCTTTGTGAAACCTAACCAAAGTGGTTCCTCTCTGGGAATTTCCAAAGTGAAAGATATTTCAGAATTTGATAAGGCTTTTGAACTCGCTTTCGAACAGGACGAAGAAATCCTGATCGAAACAGCGCTGGACGGCATGGAAGTATCTGTAGGCGTCGTAGATTTTGAAGGTCACACCATCGTTTTGGGAATTACAGAAATAGTTCCGCAGAAGGAATTCTTTGATTATGAGGCAAAATACGAAGGAGCCTCTGAAGAAATAACTCCTGCCAGGCTGGATGACACTACACGGGTCAAAGTTGAGGAAATCGCTGTGAAAGCATATGAGTCTTTAGGTATGAGCGGTTTTTCCCGCAGTGAATTCATTATTATGGATGGTGTACCTTATATGTTGGAAATGAATACCAACCCTGGTTTCTCTCCGGCATCCATCCTCCCACAACAGGCAAAAATATACGGAATCTCCATTCAGCAGCTCTGCGGCAATGAAGTGGAAAAAGCCCTTAATAAAAAAAGCAGTTAA
- a CDS encoding HIT family protein: protein MSTVFTKIINGEIPAYKIAEDDRFLAFLDVMPLAKGHTLVIPKKETDLIFNIETEEYKDLWAFAQKVAAKVGKAIPCVRVGVAVVGLEVPHAHIHLVPLNSIGDLNFANERLKLSETEFRDIQEAIIQA from the coding sequence ATGAGCACAGTATTCACTAAAATTATTAATGGCGAAATCCCTGCATATAAGATTGCGGAAGACGACCGTTTTCTGGCATTCCTGGATGTAATGCCACTGGCAAAAGGACACACGCTGGTTATCCCGAAAAAAGAAACAGATCTTATCTTCAACATAGAAACAGAAGAGTATAAAGATCTTTGGGCATTTGCACAAAAGGTGGCTGCCAAGGTTGGCAAAGCCATTCCCTGCGTCCGGGTTGGAGTAGCTGTAGTGGGGCTTGAGGTTCCCCATGCGCACATTCATCTAGTCCCGTTAAATTCCATAGGTGATCTCAATTTTGCTAATGAGAGGCTTAAACTAAGCGAAACAGAATTCAGGGATATTCAGGAAGCTATTATCCAGGCCTGA
- a CDS encoding PorP/SprF family type IX secretion system membrane protein, which yields MRKLYAVVCFALFSGAYQAQETLPYYQQYLLDGDFLFNPAQYGKTDDVHVNANYQKQYSSFSESPNVQSVGLHANIFDRVGAGLSVFRDQNGPISAGGITLGASYFIPISDEGTRKDQFSFGTSVTAYNMNFDYTKLNTDSPNDPLLSGENSIFMMYANFGLAATYKNIFAGASVNDIALSNDEAIVNNYEPSPIKIFLNLGYDWEITDGIIITPSALMKLDTNSSLMLDGNLMGTVATDFNRFSAGASFRYVQNRFDNQTLSIAPVVKVNLNKIMIGATYNIGLSDIAEYGGNSFMIGLGYNFDNFINVRGYRY from the coding sequence ATGAGAAAACTATATGCTGTTGTTTGTTTCGCCTTATTTTCCGGCGCGTACCAGGCACAGGAAACATTACCTTATTATCAGCAATATCTGTTAGACGGTGATTTTCTTTTTAATCCGGCCCAATACGGTAAAACGGACGATGTGCACGTAAACGCGAACTATCAAAAACAGTATTCCTCTTTCAGCGAGTCACCTAATGTGCAGTCTGTAGGTCTGCATGCCAATATTTTCGACAGGGTGGGTGCCGGTCTTTCTGTTTTCAGAGATCAGAATGGTCCTATCAGCGCAGGCGGTATTACTTTGGGTGCGTCCTATTTTATTCCAATCAGTGACGAAGGTACCAGGAAAGACCAATTTTCCTTCGGTACAAGTGTTACAGCGTATAATATGAATTTCGATTATACGAAGCTTAATACAGACAGCCCTAACGATCCATTGCTTTCCGGAGAAAACAGCATCTTTATGATGTATGCCAATTTCGGTCTTGCCGCAACGTATAAAAATATTTTTGCAGGTGCATCCGTTAATGATATTGCACTAAGCAATGATGAAGCTATCGTAAACAATTACGAGCCTTCTCCAATTAAGATATTTTTGAATTTGGGTTACGATTGGGAAATTACGGACGGAATTATCATTACTCCTTCCGCGCTTATGAAGCTGGATACCAATTCCTCTCTTATGCTGGACGGTAACCTAATGGGTACCGTAGCTACAGATTTCAACAGATTCTCTGCCGGAGCAAGTTTCAGATATGTACAGAACAGATTTGATAACCAGACTTTAAGTATTGCGCCGGTTGTAAAAGTGAACCTGAATAAAATTATGATTGGGGCTACCTATAACATCGGACTTTCGGATATCGCAGAGTACGGTGGAAACAGTTTCATGATCGGCTTGGGCTATAACTTCGATAACTTCATTAACGTAAGAGGTTACAGATATTAA
- a CDS encoding trimeric intracellular cation channel family protein: MTHNFNFAIEIIGTMAFAMSGAFAAMQKRFDPFGVLIIAFVTSVGGGTVRDLLLGIPVFWMHDIFICGVIFLAAVLAFIVKYFDKKFKVTLFLFDSLGLGLFTTIGIQKGLDAQLHPVICVTLGTITGCFGGIIRDTLLNRIPLIFRKEIYATACILGGGMFLLMLTFTSLSFTYIQIFTILLIVCIRTLAVKYHWQMPKFYTNSNDGEM; the protein is encoded by the coding sequence ATCACTCATAACTTCAATTTTGCTATCGAGATCATTGGAACAATGGCTTTCGCGATGTCTGGTGCCTTTGCCGCTATGCAAAAGAGGTTCGATCCTTTTGGCGTACTCATCATCGCCTTCGTAACTTCAGTTGGAGGCGGAACAGTGCGCGACCTTCTTTTAGGCATTCCGGTTTTCTGGATGCATGACATTTTTATATGTGGAGTAATTTTCCTGGCAGCGGTACTGGCATTCATTGTTAAATATTTTGACAAGAAATTTAAAGTAACACTATTCCTATTTGATAGCCTGGGACTGGGACTTTTTACCACTATCGGAATCCAGAAAGGCCTGGATGCGCAGCTGCATCCTGTAATCTGTGTAACACTGGGCACAATAACCGGCTGTTTCGGTGGTATAATCCGGGATACCCTGCTTAACAGAATCCCCCTTATCTTCAGAAAAGAAATATATGCTACGGCATGTATTTTGGGTGGAGGAATGTTTCTGCTGATGCTAACGTTCACATCTCTTTCATTCACCTATATCCAGATTTTTACAATACTACTTATTGTATGCATCAGAACTTTGGCTGTGAAATACCATTGGCAAATGCCTAAATTCTACACGAACAGCAACGATGGCGAAATGTAA